The Homo sapiens chromosome 6 genomic scaffold, GRCh38.p14 alternate locus group ALT_REF_LOCI_7 HSCHR6_MHC_SSTO_CTG1 genome includes a region encoding these proteins:
- the HLA-DQB1 gene encoding HLA class II histocompatibility antigen, DQ beta 1 chain isoform 1 precursor (isoform 1 precursor is encoded by transcript variant 3; The RefSeq protein has 20 substitutions compared to this genomic sequence): protein MSWKKALRIPGGLRAATVTLMLSMLSTPVAEGRDSPEDFVYQFKGMCYFTNGTERVRLVSRSIYNREEIVRFDSDVGEFRAVTLLGLPAAEYWNSQKDILERKRAAVDRVCRHNYQLELRTTLQRRVEPTVTISPSRTEALNHHNLLVCSVTDFYPAQIKVRWFRNDQEETAGVVSTPLIRNGDWTFQILVMLEMTPQRGDVYTCHVEHPSLQSPITVEWRAQSESAQSKMLSGIGGFVLGLIFLGLGLIIHHRSQKGLLH, encoded by the exons ATGTCTTGGAAGAAGGCTTTGCGGATCCCTGGAGGCCTTCGGGTAGCAACTGTGACCTTGATGCTGGCGATGCTGAGCACCCCGGTGGCTGAGGGCAGAGACTCTCCCG AGGATTTCGTGTACCAGTTTAAGGGCATGTGCTACTTCACCAACGGGACCGAGCGCGTGCGGGGTGTGACCAGATACATCTATAACCGAGAGGAGTACGCGCGCTTCGACAGCGACGTGGGGGTGTATCGGGCGGTGACGCCGCTGGGGCCGCCTGCCGCCGAGTACTGGAACAGCCAGAAGGAAGTCCTGGAGAGGACCCGGGCGGAGTTGGACACGGTGTGCAGACACAACTACCAGTTGGAGCTCCGCACGACCTTGCAGCGGCGAG TGGAGCCCACAGTGACCATCTCCCCATCCAGGACAGAGGCCCTCAACCACCACAACCTGCTGGTCTGCTCAGTGACAGATTTCTATCCAGCCCAGATCAAAGTCCGGTGGTTTCGGAATGACCAGGAGGAGACAACTGGCGTTGTGTCCACCCCCCTTATTAGGAACGGTGACTGGACCTTCCAGATCCTGGTGATGCTGGAAATGACTCCCCAGCGTGGAGACGTCTACACCTGCCACGTGGAgcaccccagcctccagaaccccATCATCGTGGAGTGGC GGGCTCAGTCTGAATCTGCCCAGAGCAAGATGCTGAGTGGCATTGGAGGCTTCGTGCTGGGGCTGATCTTCCTCGGGCTGGGCCTTATTATCCATCACAGGAGTCAGAAAG gGCTCCTGCACTGA